The Dasypus novemcinctus isolate mDasNov1 chromosome 11, mDasNov1.1.hap2, whole genome shotgun sequence DNA window GAGAAAAAAGTTCTGGGCCCGGGCCGGGCGGAACTAAGCGCTTCGCTCTGCTCTGGCCCAAAATGACAGGGCCGACGTGGCAGCCATCTTGGTACAGACGGGAAGTCTCCACGCTAGTTCCCGCCCCCTCGGCTAGCTGGAAACGGAGGAGGCGGTCTCCTCGGGCTTGTTAGCCCTCCTCGCCCAGGCTCGCCTCAAGTAACCTCCACGTCTGCGCATGCGCAAAAGCGCAGCGTGGGTACTCCGCTGCCGGAGTGCAGCCATCTTGGTAAAGGTGTTGGGGCGGTGGAAGAACGGAACTTCCTGTTCTCGCGGGACCTAGAGGCGGGAGTGCCACGTCCGAGCAAACCGGGAAAGGACTGGATCCCGGAGCCGGTGAGAATCCCTGCTTTTCCCTACTATCCTTTCTAGGCCCTTTCCCCCACCTAGTGGGTCATAGAGACGAGGGCGCAGAGAGCCGAAAAAGAGGCGGATCAAAGCCTAGAGCGGCGTCCCGGGGGCCCTGCATCCGGGAGGGGGCTCGGAATAAAGAGAACGAGGCTTGGGAACAATGTGGGTGGGAGCAGAGTGGAATGGGGGAGCGGTCCACAGAAGTGGACGGAGAGCGCGCTTGGAGTAAAGCGCACCCCGCGTAGGTATAGAGTTGAGGGTCAAGTGGAGtcactctctctgtccctctggtCAGCGTCATGGCCAGGGGCCTGGGGGCCCCCCACTGGGTGGCCGTGGGACTGCTGACCTGGGCGGCCTTGGGGCTGCTGGTGGCCGGACACGGGGGTCATGGCGACCTGCACGAAGACCTGCACGAGGATTTCCATGGGCACGGCCACAGTCACTCACATGAGGATTTCCACCATGGACACAGCCATGCCCATGGCCATGGCCACACTCACGAGAGCATCTGGCATGGACATGCCCACGGGCACGACCAGGGACATTCACGTGAGGATTTGCACCATGGCCATAGCCATGGCCACGCCCGTGAGAGCCTCTACCAAAGAGGACATGGACATGACCATGAGCATAGCCATGGAGGCTACGGGGAGTCTGGGGCTCCAGGCATCAAGCAGGACCTGGACACTGTCACTCTCTGGGCCTATGTGAGTCCCCAGGGGATGGGGGAGAGAGGGGCTGGTTCTAGATTGTTGGGAGACCCACTTGACCCCTGACTCTCCCTCACCAGGCACTAGGGGCCACGGTGCTGATCTCTGCAGCTCCTTTTTTCGTCCTCTTCCTTATCCCCGTGGAGTCAAACTCCCCCCGGCACCGCTCTCTGCTCCAGATCTTGCTCAGTTTTGCTTCCGGGGGGCTCCTTGGAGATGCCTTCCTGCACCTCATCCCTCATGCCCTGGGTAAGTGGTCTTTAATCTCTACCTTTAACCTTAATATATAATTATTCTGTAAGCAAAAGGGTTCTTTCCCCTTTGTGATCTCTGATCTTCCAAATTTCCCCAAATACAAATACCCTGGATTGGGTGTTCCCTCCCTggaccttttttccccttcttcccccagaGCCTCACTCTCACCATCCGGTGGAGCAGCGGGGACACGGACACTCCCATAGTAGTGAGTAAGGGGCAGACAGGGGCAGGGTTGGGGTGATGGCTGAGGAAACTCTAGCCCTCCGTAATTTTCACCTCCTGCGTTTGGGAGGGGGGGTCTGAAATCCGCATTTCTCTGTTAATGTTTCAATGCCTCCATTCCCAGGCCAGGGCCCCATTCTTTCTGTGGGGCTGTGGGTCCTCAGTGGCATTGTCGCCTTTCTTGTGGTGGAGAAATTTGTGAGACATGTAAAAGGAGGACATGGACACGGTCACGGACACGGACATTCTCATGGTCACACGCGTGGAAGTCATGGACATGGAAGACAGGGTGAGCCCAGGAACAACTCCCAGAAGCCACCTTGCCTGCCTCAGTATTCCTTCATCTGATGGCTCTTAGATAGGAGAGGACTTCTCTCTTGAGAAAATGTCAGGAGATCTCTGGTCCCCATTTTTATGTTTCCAACAGATCACCGTTCAAAGGAGAAGCAGAgctcagaggaagaagaaaaggaagcagaGGGGACAAGAAAGAGGAGAGGAGGTGGCACAGGGCCCAAAGATGGGCCAGTGAGACCACAGAATACTGAAGAGGAAACAACAGGCTCAGGTGAGGGCCAGGGTTGGCAATGAGCTTGAGCCAGGGGCATCATCTTGAAATTGGCACACATGAATTGGAGTATGCACTAGTGTCTGAGAAACACTGAGGAGCTGGGAGTACGGTGGTCTCTAAGGGGAGGTGTGAGAATGGCTGAACAGGGCCGAGAACGGGAGTGAGGGATGCCTCTGATCATTCTATCTTCCTCTCTTGTCTAAGATCTGCGTGTGTCAGGGTACCTGAATCTGGCTGCTGATCTGGCACATAATTTCACGGATGGTCTGGCAATTGGTGCTTCATTTCgagggggccgggggctggggatCCTGACCACAATGACTGTTTTGCTACATGAAGTACCCCATGAGGTTGGCGACTTTGCCATCTTGGTCCAGTCTGGCTGCAGCAAAAAGCAGGTTGGTGATGAGGTGCAATCAGCACGGTTGTCTCAAAACCTTTATCCCTGCTCACCCCAGCATAAAGTCTGCTTCTCATTAGTTTCAAACCAGTCATATTGTCATTGACAACAATTATCCTGGTGGGGAAGGAAGTTCTATTTCCTTGTTCTGTAGCTAgtatttcttaaaatgtgttCCATAAACCATCAAGTGGCTGACGGGGATCTTGCACAGCACCCCCACTACCCCACCCTGACCTCCTGAATCACAGTGTCTGTGAAGCAGAGTGAATTAGACGTTCACTGCTTTAACCTCTTCAGTAGCTAAGATTTTTTGGAAACTATCTTCtacttcccccttttttttgccTTAAATTTTAGTTTCCAAAGGCGTGTACCCTACCTGTCATGTTTAAAGCTCTGATATTCTTTAGCTGTCAGTGAGTTTCTCCTTTCTGCCCACCAGGCGATGCGTCTACAGCTGCTGACGGCAATAGGGGCACTGGCAGGCACAGCCTGTGCCCTCCTAGCTGAAGGAGGGGCAGTGGGCAGTGAAGTTGCAGGCGGTGCAGGTCCTGGGTGGATCCTGCCGTTTACTGCAGGCGGCTTCATCTACGTGGCAACAGTGTCCGTGCTGCCCGAGCTGCTGAGGGAGGCATCACCATTGCAGTCACTCCTGGAGGTCCTGGGACTGCTAGGGGGAGTTGTCATGATGGTGCTGATTGCCCACCTCGAGTGAGGTGGGACAAACcgtccccacccctgccccaaaCCTCTAGCTCCTAAATCCAGGTTGGGGTCTTTGAAGGTTGAGGGCCCCTGCCAGGAACATCTGCCAAAGGAAGGAGTTGTAACGGAGGGGAGTGCTGGCTTTGACACTGTGGTCATCAAGGTTTGGCAGGCTTCTGGGGGCGGTAGAGATGAGAATGAGAGGCCGGAGGGACCATGTTGTAGGGTTCAGGGGGCCAAGTGGAGCCATGAAGAACACTGGAAGGAAGAGGTGATGGCAGCCTGCCTGGTGTCTCCTGCCCACCTAGAGGACCAGCTATCACGCAGGCTTCACCGCAGTCTGCCGCCCTCGCTCTCACCTGTTGGTGGAAGCTTGAGAAAACAGAGCCCTGGACAGAGCTGGTAACAAGAGGAGTCTGGGATAAACCTCAATCGTGTGTCCTGATTTGGGTGGGATTGTGTTGGGGGGGGGAATTGGGAGAGGAGAGGGTTAGTTGCTAATCTCACCGcctgattttttgttgttggtttctaTTCTTTTTGTATCACTGTGATCGAATCCGAGGGGAGGGATGGTGACCGGAAATAAAGCCCTGGGATCTTACGCCCCACACGTAGTCTTTGTCTCTTTAGGGGGCCGGGGGCCCCTGGTTCTGCCCTCCCGGGTCCTTAAACGGTGCTGTGTGGCCACGCCCCCGCGGTGGGAGGTCTGCCCACTGGTGGGCACGGAGGGCGGCGCTGGCGGGCTTTGGATTGGCTCAGGCCGCGCCTGGCCCCGCCCACCTGCTCCCGGATtgggccgcccgccgcccgccgccggccATGGCGTCCCAGCTTCGGCTCCGCTCGGCTCTGGCGCTGGTCACAGGTCGAGGGGCTTCTTCCCGGGGCGGGCTGGGGATATGGAGTGGTGTCAGGGGGCGCCCTCGGACCTCGAGGCCGCAGGGACCTCTGGTCCCTTGTCCGGATTTTGCCAACTCTGCGCGGGACGAGCTCCGACCCCTGCCCACTCCTTCCGTCCTCGCGGCGTGTTTTCTCCCATCCCAGGTGCGGGCGGCGGCATCGGGCGGGCGGTCAGTGTGCGCCTGGCCAGAGAGGGAGCCGCCGTGGCCGCCTGCGACCTGGACGGGGCAGCGGCACGGGAGACCGTGCAGCTGCTGGGCTCGCGGGGCAGCGAGGACGGGGCGCCCCGCGGGGCCCACGCTGCCTTCCAGGCCGACGTGTCTGAGGCCGGAGCCGTCAGGCGCCTGCTGGAACAAGTGCAGGTGAATGCCAGGCGCCCTCGCCCCTTCAGAGCGCTGCCGCTGCTACACTGCCCCGGCTCTCTGTGCTTTTTTGGTGGATAACCCCCCCTCCCGTAGGCCTGCTTTTCTCGCCCGCCATCTGTCGTCGTGTCCTGTGCGGGCATCACCCGGGATCAGTTTCTGCTCCATATGTCTGAGGATGACTGGGACAAAGTCATAGCTGTCAACCTCAAGGTGGTGACCTCTAGCCCTGTGACTTCCGGCTCCCCCTACGGTGGGGAGgtggcagagttggaggagggcTGTCTGTTAATCCTCTGCTCCTTACTGCCTTGCTGCCTCTCCCCCCAGGGCATCTTTCTAGTCACTCAAGCTGCAGCCCACGCCTTGGTGTCCAGCGGTTGTCCTGGCTCCATCATCAACATCAGTAGCATTGTGGGAAAGGTCAGGTTGAGTTGGGACCAGGTCAAGTGAGCATGGAGAAGAGAGACCCTCTTTGGTCTCCCTACTCATTCCAGATCTCTAACTCTCCTATAGGTGGGGAATGTGGGGCAAACAAACTACGCTGCATCCAAGGCTGGAGTGACCGGGCTGACCCAGACTGCAGCCCGGGAGCTTGGGCGGTTAGTCAGACCCCCGGAGGTGCTGGGGGCTTCACCAAGGCACGGGAAAGTCTGAGGGGGGGTCAGGGTTCATTCGGTCTGCTCCAGAGTCAGCGGCCACTCTCCCTTCCACAGACATGGGATCCGCTGTAACACTGTCCTCCCAGGGTTCATTAGAACACCTATGACCCAGAAGGTGCCACAGAAAGTGCTGGACAAGGTAGGAGGTTTGGGGGGAAGGGTAGAATCCTTCAGAGACCCACCCTGCCCAgactgcagagagagagagaacgctagacacagtgcctggcagacagtaggtgctcaagaaatgtACGAAGCGATAGATGACAAAAGGAAGAAGGGCCACAGACTTCAATTCAGTCTACAAAAAGATCCATAAATGAAACTTCACCCACAAAGGAGTGTTTCCTTACAGGTGACTGGAATGATCCCGTTGGGACACATGGGGGACCCTGAGGGTAAGCACTGAGCAGAGGCGGCCCCGGGGAGGGGGCCTGAGTGATCCCAAGGTTTGTGCCCTTTGGGAGAAGGCCTCCCCAGGGATTGGCGGCTGCAGTGTGTGTTGGGGGAAGGACGGAGagtttggggggggcggggggagatggTGGCTGGTTCAGGTCCACGTGGGTGAGCAGGATTCTGCCCTCTGCCCACCATTCCCACAGATGTGGCAGATGTGGTCGCATTCCTGGCATCCGAGGACAGCGGATACATCACCGGGGCCTCAGTGGAAGTCACTGGTACGAAGTCGGCGTGGggaaggagagggcagaggagtgGAACCCAGACAACACGGAAAGCAAGTGGGGCGGGAGCGTGGAGCCACGAGAGGAGGGGCCAAGGTTCCTGCGGGCCAGGAGCAGAGGGGGCACCCCCGGCCGTTCGTCTCCCCACCTCTGCATCTGTCCAAATGCTTCTGCCCCTATCAGGAGGTCTTTTCATGTAACTGCCTGGAGAACTCCGGACTCGGCTCACTCCCTGCCACCCTGCTGGACTCCTGCTGATGAGGACTCCAAGTTCCCAGGCCACAAAAGGGGTGGCAGTGTATGGCTCGGGAATGCTGAATATGGGAGGCAGGGGTGCTTGTGACCCTAATAAAttccaaatcctcttccctgccACCTCCGGTTCTTCTTGTGTCCAAGCCCTCAGACCCTTTCCCACCTCcccctcctttccctttccccaagGATTGTTCCCTTTCACTGCC harbors:
- the SLC39A7 gene encoding zinc transporter SLC39A7, encoding MARGLGAPHWVAVGLLTWAALGLLVAGHGGHGDLHEDLHEDFHGHGHSHSHEDFHHGHSHAHGHGHTHESIWHGHAHGHDQGHSREDLHHGHSHGHARESLYQRGHGHDHEHSHGGYGESGAPGIKQDLDTVTLWAYALGATVLISAAPFFVLFLIPVESNSPRHRSLLQILLSFASGGLLGDAFLHLIPHALEPHSHHPVEQRGHGHSHSSQGPILSVGLWVLSGIVAFLVVEKFVRHVKGGHGHGHGHGHSHGHTRGSHGHGRQDHRSKEKQSSEEEEKEAEGTRKRRGGGTGPKDGPVRPQNTEEETTGSDLRVSGYLNLAADLAHNFTDGLAIGASFRGGRGLGILTTMTVLLHEVPHEVGDFAILVQSGCSKKQAMRLQLLTAIGALAGTACALLAEGGAVGSEVAGGAGPGWILPFTAGGFIYVATVSVLPELLREASPLQSLLEVLGLLGGVVMMVLIAHLE
- the HSD17B8 gene encoding (3R)-3-hydroxyacyl-CoA dehydrogenase isoform X2; translated protein: MASQLRLRSALALVTGAGGGIGRAVSVRLAREGAAVAACDLDGAAARETVQLLGSRGSEDGAPRGAHAAFQADVSEAGAVRRLLEQVQACFSRPPSVVVSCAGITRDQFLLHMSEDDWDKVIAVNLKGIFLVTQAAAHALVSSGCPGSIINISSIVGKVGNVGQTNYAASKAGVTGLTQTAARELGRHGIRCNTVLPGFIRTPMTQKVPQKVLDKVTGMIPLGHMGDPEDVADVVAFLASEDSGYITGASVEVTGGLFM
- the HSD17B8 gene encoding (3R)-3-hydroxyacyl-CoA dehydrogenase isoform X1; this translates as MASQLRLRSALALVTGRGASSRGGLGIWSGVRGRPRTSRPQGPLVPCPDFANSARDELRPLPTPSVLAACFLPSQVRAAASGGRSVCAWPEREPPWPPATWTGQRHGRPCSCWARGAARTGRPAGPTLPSRPTCLRPEPSGACWNKCRHGIRCNTVLPGFIRTPMTQKVPQKVLDKVTGMIPLGHMGDPEDVADVVAFLASEDSGYITGASVEVTGGLFM